The Brachyhypopomus gauderio isolate BG-103 chromosome 1, BGAUD_0.2, whole genome shotgun sequence genome includes a window with the following:
- the ssu72 gene encoding RNA polymerase II subunit A C-terminal domain phosphatase SSU72, whose product MPSHPLRVAVVCSSNQNRSMEAHNILSKRGFDVRSFGTGTHVKLPGPAPDKPNVYDFKTTYEQMYSDLVRKDKELYTQNGILHMLERNKRIKTRPERFQSCRDQFDLVITCEERVYDQVLEELNSREQETYQPVHVINVDIQDNHEEATLGAFLICELCQCIQHTDDMENEIDELLQEFEEKSSRPFLHTVCFY is encoded by the exons ATGCCTAGCCACCCACTTCGGGTAGCGGTCGTGTGCTCAAGTAACCAGAACCGCAGCATGGAAGCACACAACATCCTCAG TAAACGTGGTTTTGATGTGCGATCGTTTGGAACCGGGACCCATGTGAAACTCCCCGGGCCAGCTCCAGACAAGCCTAATGTGTACGACTTCAAAACTACTTACGAACAGATGTACAGCGACCTGGTCCGAAAAGACAAGGAACT ATACACACAGAATGGCATCCTGCACATGCTGGAGCGGAACAAACGCATCAAGACGAGACCGGAGCGTTTCCAGAGTTGCAGAGACCAGTTTGACCTGGTCATCACCTGCGAGGAGAGGGTCTACGACCAGGTGCTGGAGG AGCTGAACTCCCGCGAGCAGGAGACCTACCAGCCAGTGCATGTTATTAACGTAGACATCCAGGACAACCATGAGGAGGCCACTCTTGGAGCCTTCCTCATCTGTGAGCTGTGCCAGTGT aTCCAGCATACTGATGACATGGAGAATGAGATTGATGAACTGCTGCAGGAGTTTGAAGAGAAGAGCAGTAGACCTTTTCTCCACACGGTCTGCTTCTACTGA
- the atad3 gene encoding ATPase family AAA domain containing 3, with amino-acid sequence MSWLFGLKKGQTDVPPDLPVPPPPPPPAGGSGSSGDKPKDKWSNFDPTGLERAAQAAKELDKSRHAKEALDLARMQEQTTQIEHQSKMKEYEAAIEQLKGDQIRVQAEERRKTLGEETKQHQARAQYQDKLARQRYEDQLRQQQALNEENLRRQEESVQKQEAMRKATIEHEMELRHKNEMLRVEAEAKARGRVERENADIIREQIRLKAAEHRQTVLESIRTAGAVFGEGFRAFISDWDKVTATVAGLTLLAVGVYSARNATAVAGRYIEARLGKPSLVRETSRITVSEAIKHPVKVSKRLMSKPQDALEGVVLSPSLEERVRDIAIATRNTRQNRGLYRNILMYGPPGTGKTLFAKKLAVHSGMDYAIMTGGDVAPMGREGVTAMHKVFDWAGTSRRGLLLFVDEADAFLRKRSTEKISEDLRATLNAFLYRTGEQSNKFMLVLASNQPEQFDWAINDRIDEIVNFALPGPEERERLVRLYFDRYVLEPATGGRQRLKLAQFDYGKKCSEIAKRTEGMSGREISKLGVAWQAAAYSSEDGVLTEAMIDARVDDAIRQHQQKMDWLHGDSGLDEGCNTPPGHQGVLASKGAKMGFTVPQDVSPQALGLLSPSQAASASLDSTIMLEEGGSTADKRTVPFIEQGVGGAQGPVKQTEEKEVPPKEGTPV; translated from the exons ATGTCTTGGTTGTTCGGCCTTAAGAAAGGACAGACCGATGTGCCCCCTGATCTGCCGGTACCGCCGCCACCTCCTCCACCGGCCGGGGGTTCGGGGTCTAGCGGGGATAAACCCAAGGACAAATGGAGTAACTTCGACCCCACGGGTCTGGAGCGCGCGGCCCAGGCTGCTAAGGAGCTCGATAAATCAC GTCATGCCAAAGAAGCGCTTGATTTGGCGCGCATGCAGGAACAGACCACTCAGATTGAACACCAGAGCAAGATGAAG GAGTATGAAGCAGCCATCGAGCAGCTGAAGGGAGATCAGATCCGCGTTCAGGCAGAAGAGAGAAGGAAGACGCTGGGTGAGGAAACCAAACAGCACCAAGCG AGAGCGCAGTATCAGGACAAGCTGGCCAGGCAACGCTACGAAGACCAGCTCCGTCAGCAG CAAGCACTGAATGAGGAGAATCTGCGGAGGCAAGAGGAGTCTGTGCAGAAGCAGGAAGCCATGAGGAAGG CCACCATCGAGCACGAGATGGAACTGAGACATAAGAACGAGATGTTGCGGGTGGAGGCGGAGGCGAAGGCTCGGGGGCGGGTGGAGCGGGAGAACGCAGACATCATCAGGGAACAGATCCGTCTTAAAGCAGCGGAACACCGGCAGACTGTGCTGGAGAGCatacg GACTGCAGGTGCTGTGTTTGGTGAAGGATTCAGGGCTTTTATTTCAGACTGGGACAAGGTCACTGCCACG gtggcagggTTGACTCTGCTGGCAGTAGGGGTTTACTCCGCACGGAATGCCACAGCAGTGGCAGGGCGCTACATCGAGGCTCGACTGGGTAAACCGTCGCTGGTGAGGGAGACGTCGCGTATCACGGTGTCAGAGGCCATCAAACACCCCGTCAAG gTGTCCAAGAGGTTGATGAGCAAACCCCAGGATGCCCTAGAGGGGGTGGTACTAAGT CCATCGCTAGAGGAGCGGGTCCGTGACATTGCCATAGCAACACGGAACACCCGGCAGAATCGGGGCCTCTACCGAAACATTTTGATGTATGGCCCACCAGGAACCGGGAAAACACTCTTTGCCAAG AAATTGGCAGTGCATTCTGGGATGGACTACGCCATTATGACAGGGGGAGACGTGGCCCCAATGGGCCGGGAGGGCGTAACCGCGATGCACAAAGTGTTCGACTGGGCTGGCACCAGCCGCCGCGG ACTTCTCCTCTTTGTGGACGAAGCTGATGCATTCCTACGCAAGAGATCCACC GAGAAGATCAGTGAGGATCTCAGAGCTACACTCAACGCGTTCCTGTACCGCACTGGGGAGCAGAGTAACAA GTTTATGTTGGTTTTGGCCAGCAATCAACCAGAGCAGTTTGACTGGGCCATTAATGACCGTATTGATGAAATAGTGAACTTTGCCCTTCCTGGTcccgaggagagagagaggctggtcAGACTTTACTTCGACCGATATGTCCTGGAGCCGGCCACTGGGGGGAGACA GCGTTTGAAGCTGGCGCAGTTCGACTACGGGAAGAAATGCTCTGAGATTGCCAAGCGAACAGAGGGCATGTCTGGCCGAGAGATCTCCAAACTGGGCGTGGCCTGGCAG GCTGCTGCGTACTCCTCTGAGGATGGTGTGCTGACGGAGGCGATGATCGATGCCCGTGTGGACGATGCCATCCGACAACACCAGCAGAAGATGGACTGGCTTCATGGTGACAGTGGCCTGGATGAGGGTTGCAACACTCCTCCAGGCCACCAGGGGGTCTTGGCGAGCAAAGGTGCCAAAATGGGCTTCACTGTGCCTCAGGATGTCTCCCCTCAGGCACTCGGGTTGCTGTCTCCCTCACAGGCTGCCTCAGCCTCTTTGGACTCTACCATTATGCTAGAAGAGGGGGGCAGTACTGCAGACAAAAGGACTGTTCCATTTATAGAGCAGGGGGTGGGAGGAGCTCAGGGGCCAGTTAAACAGACAGAGGAGAAGGAAGTGCCTCCTAAAGAGGGTACACCAGTTTAA
- the fndc10 gene encoding fibronectin type III domain-containing protein 10 has translation MTSHWRAPLIPCFALLLYFSSASSGLAGRTHDVSDTRDPLRWRRSGGERRGIGNGNNSYTRALPSKNLPSKSMDASLEPRRQGSVGGRSSRGSTPVGTPGAEAGTLCAYRILEQGKEGGLCFRHSLPHFSCPSGTCRQVSSPGGHLVANLLSNSSVLVQWTSPAERSGQGTPGQISGTLGVPSTPEPVKETPTADGEAESPDAPRKSPRGQEGERGGGFRLSCWWNGSYTQFECAGVHLGSGCRDYLLTELHENVPYRICLLSLTHQTAGLDTPGVCLEFTVTPTGMQDIVIAMTTVGGAICVMLVIICLLVAYITENIMSPSIQHTLTAQHSRCSHNTHL, from the coding sequence ATGACAAGCCACTGGCGTGCGCCTCTTATCCCTTGTTTCGCGCTGCTGCTGTACTTCAGCAGCGCGAGCTCCGGACTCGCTGGACGAACCCACGACGTCAGTGACACGCGAGATCCCTTACGGTGGCGGCGCTCAGGCGGCGAGCGCAGAGGAATAGGGAATGGTAATAACTCTTACACTCGAGCATTGCCCAGCAAAAACCTACCCAGCAAAAGCATGGATGCTAGCCTTGAACCAAGGCGGCAGGGCAGTGTCGGGGGCAGGAGTAGCCGTGGCAGCACCCCCGTGGGCACTCCGGGAGCGGAGGCAGGGACTCTGTGTGCTTACCGCATCCTGGAGCAGGGCAAGGAGGGCGGCCTGTGCTTCCGACACTCCCTGCCGCACTTTTCCTGTCCCAGCGGCACCTGTCGGCAGGTGAGCTCGCCCGGCGGCCACCTGGTGGCTAACCTGCTCTCCAACAGCAGCGTGCTGGTGCAGTGGACTTCTCCTGCAGAGCGCAGCGGGCAGGGCACTCCAGGACAAATCTCAGGGACCCTGGGGGTGCCATCGACCCCAGAACCTGTGAAAGAGACGCCAACTGCAGATGGGGAGGCAGAATCTCCGGATGCTCCACGGAAGAGCCCCCGAGGGCAGGAAGGAGAGCGTGGTGGGGGCTTTAGATTGAGCTGCTGGTGGAATGGAAGCTACACCCAGTTTGAGTGTGCAGGCGTGCACCTGGGCAGCGGTTGCAGGGACTACCTACTCACTGAGCTCCATGAGAACGTGCCCTACCGCATCTGCCTGCTCTCATTGACCCACCAGACGGCAGGCCTGGACACACCCGGTGTGTGCCTGGAGTTTACTGTCACTCCAACTGGGATGCAGGACATTGTAATCGCCATGACGACGGTGGGAGGCGCCATTTGCGTGATGCTGGTCATCATTTGCCTGTTGGTGGCATACATCACAGAAAACATAATGAGCCCgtccatacaacacacactcacagcacagcACTCTCGctgctcacacaacacacacctctga
- the LOC143511875 gene encoding von Willebrand factor A domain-containing protein 1-like: MKCLGAACLVVLSACLQSTCPQNTAPGPVLDCCEGDILILLDSSGSVSSYEFSNLLHFLVDLLHPFLLGRGQVRVGLVQVHTKPKVEFGFDTYNTQQALQGALLGTRQLHGETNNEGALLLAQRLLETPPGHEAPPRVLLWLTDGVELGNVDRPIAALHQEGVSVLAVSMGHSGYQVLRKAVTPPIEAHLHFVDAEDISIITEDLREAIIELIRAEHLQVRDVTSHSAILQWRPLLIGGLGRYELRYGPDMLASGPGMEQGRIRTLSLPGEHTWAQLPDLQPNTAYRTWLIPHTEQGAITGLTANFRTLPDVLTPTTVSVSESGPDQVHVSWGPLLAQVHQYRVEYGPIPHGDVRTVILTGRENNTLLTQLQPDTHYLITVIAVHASGQERAMSVRACTQEVLPGLADLQLTSVGLDSVKVDWRAWSEGVGLQGYWVRWEEGGQSSSSSSSSSSRYLPAHSLSTILKRVSPASRVCVSPVYRTARGEGLCCTVHTHTVPAPWE; the protein is encoded by the exons TGTTGGACTGTTGCGAGGGAGATATCTTGATTCTACTGGATTCTTCTGGTAGTGTGTCCTCCTATGAGTTCTCCAACCTGCTGCATTTCCTGGTGGACTTGCTCCACCCCTTCCTGCTCGGGCGTGGCCAAGTGAGGGTGGGGCTTGTGCAAGTCCACACGAAGCCAAAAGTGGAATTTGGTTTTGACACCTACAATACCCAGCAGGCCCTGCAGGGGGCACTGCTGGGAACACGACAGCTCCATGGGGAAACAAACAATGAGGGAGCACTGCTATTGGCTCAGAGGCTGCTAGAGACACCACCTGGGCATGAAGCTCCTCCCAGGGTCCTGCTGTGGCTCACTGATGGGGTGGAGCTAGGGAATGTTGATAGACCAATAGCAGCTCTGCATCAAGAGGGTGTGTCTGTACTGGCTGTTTCAATGGGGCATAGTGGTTACCAGGTGCTCCGCAAGGCTGTGACTCCACCCATCGAGGCACACCTCCACTTTGTTGATGCTGAAGACATCTCCATCATCACTGAGGATCTGAGAGAAGCCATTATAG AGCTGATCCGTGCTGAGCATCTACAGGTGCGAGATGTCACTTCCCACAGTGCCATACTGCAGTGGAGGCCTCTTCTGATTGGTGGTCTCGGACGATATGAGCTCCGGTATGGTCCTGACATGTTGGCCAGCGGCCCGGGGATGGAGCAGGGGAGGATCCGAACGCTCAGCCTGCCGGGGGAACACACCTGGGCACAACTCCCAGACCTCCAGCCCAACACAGCCTACAGAACCTGGctcataccacacacagagcagggagCCATCACAGGACTCACTGCCAACTTCAGAACACTgcctg atgttTTGACTCCCACCACAGTGAGTGTATCTGAGTCCGGTCCAGACCAGGTGCATGTGAGCTGGGGTCCACTGCTCGCTCAGGTGCACCAGTACCGGGTGGAGTACGGACCCATCCCACATGGGGACGTACGGACGGTGATCCTAACCGGGCGAGAGAACAACACCTTGCTCACACAGCTACAGCCCGATACACACTACCTTATCACAGTCATTGCTGTGCACGCCTCCGGCCAGGAGAGGGCGATGTCTGTCAGAGCCTGCACACAGGAGG TTCTGCCTGGTCTGGCTGACCTCCAGCTGACCTCTGTGGGACTGGACTCAGTGAAAGTTGATTGGAGGGCTTGGAGTgaaggggtggggcttcaaGGCTACTGGGTGAGGTGGGAAGAAGGGGGgcagtcttcctcctcctcctcctcctcctcttcccgcTACCTGCCTGCTCATTCCCTGTCCACCATCCTGAAGCGTGTGAGCCCTGCGagtcgagtgtgtgtgtctcccgtGTACAGGACAGCGCGGGGCGAGGGTCTGTGCTGcaccgtgcacacacacacag TTCCTGCTCCCTGGGAGTAG
- the tmem240b gene encoding transmembrane protein 240 yields the protein MIFMVIGAALVMALACCVDMNALLDRFHYYILPHVRGADRVCHCSCGRHRLQYVIPYEGSSSPDRDGPAGGSSVTKQEMDLVLGLLLGFCISWVLLWLDGVLQRLLRVWRSQRQQDAWRAWKWVTRVCSVRELRTHLQLRRHDDTGDNNVVHVKQKHYHNGHPRRP from the exons ATGATCTTTATGGTTATTGGCGCTGCTTTGGTGATG GCGCTAGCGTGTTGCGTGGACATGAACGCGCTGCTGGACCGCTTCCACTACTACATCCTCCCACACGTGCGGGGCGCCGACCGCGTCTGTCACTGCAGCTGCGGCAG GCACCGCCTACAGTATGTGATCCCGTACGAAGGTTCCAGCTCTCCGGACCGGGATGGACCGGCAGGGGGCAGCAGTGTGACTAAGCAAGAGATGGATCTGGTTCTGGGGTTGCTGCTGGGCTTCTGCATCAGCTGGGTGTTGCTGTGGCTTGACGGAGTCCTTCAGCGCCTCCTGCGGGTCTGGAGAAGTCAGCGCCAGCAGG ACGCATGGCGGGCATGGAAGTGGGTGACGCGTGTGTGCAGTGTGCGAGAACtacgcacacacctgcagctgCGCAGACACGACGATACAGGAGACAACAACGTAGTGCACGTCAAACAAAAACACTACCACAACGGACACCCACGcagaccctaa
- the ora4 gene encoding olfactory receptor class A-like protein 4 → MAEVLPVDAILFGILVFSGILGNFLVIYVVWQSALDSPSRHLPPSDIILLNLSLANLLSSLFRTVPIFISDLGLSVSLETNWCRVFMLLWVWWRAVGSWTTLTLSVFHYATLRRRRVSAGPSAQRRDRRRVWGVLALVWGANLAFSTPALVYTTHVKGNTSTALMVISCTTRPLLGCMWEFPSREQGSAFASTSLALNEVLPLLLMVSTNLATLRTLARHIHAVTAGGDRTAAHVNSERKAGHVIMALVALFVACWVMQVAAVTYYNYDGGVHTEGLLTVSQFSASVFVGFSPLVVALGHSKLRQKIMGMAQALRRSCSVNAVSEQKRAPEISVCTGSKIT, encoded by the exons ATGGCGGAGGTGCTGCCTGTAGATGCCATCTTATTTGGGATTCTGGTCTTCTCGGGTATTCTGGGAAACTTTCTGGTCATCTATGTG GTGTGGCAGTCCGCTCTGGACAGTCCGTCTCGCCACCTGCCTCCCTCTGACATCATCCTACTCAACCTGTCCCTGGCCAACCTGCTGTCCTCCCTGTTCCGCACAGTCCCCATCTTCATCTCGGACCTGGGCCTGAGCGTTTCCCTGGAGACCAACTGGTGCCGGGTCTTCATgctgctgtgggtgtggtggCGTGCGGTGGGCAGCTGGACCACCCTCACCCTCAGCGTCTTCCACTACGCCACCTTGAGGCGGCGTCGCGTCAGCGCGGGTCCGTCAGCCCAGCGGAGGGACCGGCGGCGGGTGTGGGGCGTGCTGGCGCTGGTGTGGGGGGCCAACCTGGCCTTCTCCACGCCGGCGCTCGTCTACACCACGCACGTGAAGGGCAACACCAGCACGGCGCTGATGGTGATCAGCTGCACCACCCGCCCGCTGCTGGGCTGCATGTGGGAGTTCCCGTCTCGTGAGCAGGGCTCCGCCTTCGCCTCCACCTCGCTGGCCCTCAACGAGGTCCTGCCTCTGCTGCTGATGGTGAGCACCAACCTGGCCACCCTGCGCACCCTGGCCAGGCACATCCACGCCGTCACGGCAGGCGGCGACAGGACGGCAGCTCACGTGAACAGCGAGAGGAAGGCGGGTCACGTGATCATGGCGCTCGTGGCGCTGTTTGTGGCATGCTGGGTCATGCAGGTGGCCGCGGTGACGTACTATAACTATGATGGCGGCGTGCACACAGAGGGGCTCCTGACCGTCTCGCAGTTCTCCGCCTCAGTGTTCGTGGGCTTCAGCCCCCTGGTGGTGGCGCTGGGTCACAGCAAGCTCCGGCAGAAGATCATGGGCATGGCACAGGCACTGAGACGCAGCTGCAGCGTCAATGCTGTGAGTGAGcagaagagggcgccagagATCAGTGTATGCACAGGCAGCAAAATCACCTAA